From a region of the Sporosarcina ureilytica genome:
- a CDS encoding AAA family ATPase gives MKHEEMIAKILNNIDHVMIGKRNIAELSITALLAGGHVLLEDVPGVGKTMMVRALAKSIGADFKRIQFTPDLLPSDVLGVSIYNPKAMEFEFRPGPIMGNIILADEINRTSPKTQSALLEGLEEASVTIDGKTIQLKQPFFVMATQNPIEYEGTYPLPEAQLDRFLFKLEMGYPEKREEIEVLRRVEKEVPIETISSVISLEELQEVQKSVKKVVVSDAIKDYIVSCAAETRENPFVHLGVSPRGSVALMKACQAYAVLRGRNYVVPDDVQYLVPFVFGHRMILRPEAKYEGITTEEIIERILTKVPVPIDKVTL, from the coding sequence ATGAAACATGAAGAGATGATTGCCAAAATCTTAAATAACATAGATCACGTGATGATTGGTAAAAGAAATATTGCGGAGTTGAGTATCACTGCGCTTCTTGCGGGTGGACATGTTCTCCTTGAAGATGTGCCAGGCGTTGGGAAAACGATGATGGTGAGGGCGTTAGCCAAGTCGATTGGTGCGGATTTTAAGCGAATTCAATTTACGCCGGATTTATTACCGTCGGACGTATTGGGTGTTTCTATATACAATCCGAAAGCAATGGAATTCGAATTTAGACCGGGGCCAATTATGGGGAATATTATTTTAGCGGATGAAATTAACCGGACGTCGCCAAAAACACAGTCCGCATTATTGGAAGGGTTGGAAGAGGCTTCTGTCACGATAGATGGGAAAACAATCCAACTAAAGCAACCCTTTTTTGTCATGGCTACACAAAACCCGATTGAATATGAAGGAACGTATCCATTACCTGAAGCCCAACTGGATCGATTTTTATTTAAATTAGAAATGGGCTATCCCGAAAAACGTGAAGAGATTGAAGTGCTTAGACGTGTCGAAAAAGAAGTCCCGATTGAAACGATTTCATCTGTTATTTCATTGGAGGAATTACAAGAAGTACAAAAGTCGGTGAAAAAAGTTGTCGTCAGCGATGCGATAAAAGATTACATTGTTTCTTGTGCAGCAGAAACAAGAGAAAATCCATTCGTTCATTTAGGGGTGAGTCCAAGAGGTTCTGTTGCACTCATGAAAGCTTGTCAAGCGTATGCTGTTTTGCGTGGAAGAAATTATGTCGTTCCAGATGATGTCCAATATTTAGTGCCTTTTGTTTTTGGTCATCGCATGATTCTGCGCCCAGAAGCGAAATATGAAGGTATTACAACAGAAGAAATCATTGAACGTATTTTAACGAAAGTACCAGTACCGATTGATAAGGTTACTTTGTAA
- the nadE gene encoding ammonia-dependent NAD(+) synthetase, giving the protein MTLQGRIIAELKVKPEIDVQEEIRKSVDFMKAYARKNSFLNGFVLGISGGQDSTLVGKLTQMAVDELNEEDVGNRYQFIALRLPYGTQFDEQDCQDALDFIRPSKIYTINIKDAVDASARTLAEAGVTLSDYAKGNEKARERMKAQYSVAAMHHCVVLGSDHAAEAITGFYTKFGDGGADLMPIYRLNKRQGTALLKALGCPPHLYTKIPTADLEEDKPAYADEDALGVSYDEIDDYLEGKEIPQEAKARLEEHYLRSMHKRHMPITVFDDFWK; this is encoded by the coding sequence ATGACATTGCAAGGGAGAATTATCGCAGAATTAAAAGTAAAGCCAGAAATTGACGTGCAAGAAGAGATTCGAAAGTCCGTTGATTTTATGAAAGCATATGCGAGAAAAAATTCTTTCTTAAATGGATTTGTCCTTGGCATTTCTGGTGGCCAAGACTCGACGCTTGTTGGGAAACTTACACAGATGGCAGTCGATGAATTGAATGAAGAAGACGTCGGGAATCGTTATCAATTTATTGCCCTGCGACTTCCATACGGCACGCAATTTGACGAACAAGACTGTCAAGACGCGCTAGATTTTATTCGGCCATCAAAGATTTATACGATTAATATTAAAGATGCCGTTGACGCAAGTGCCCGAACACTTGCCGAAGCGGGCGTCACACTCTCCGATTATGCAAAAGGAAACGAAAAGGCACGCGAACGGATGAAGGCGCAATATTCCGTTGCAGCGATGCATCATTGTGTCGTTCTCGGCAGTGACCATGCAGCCGAAGCGATTACCGGATTTTACACGAAGTTCGGGGATGGCGGCGCAGATCTAATGCCAATTTATCGTTTAAATAAAAGACAGGGCACCGCGCTCTTAAAAGCGTTAGGCTGTCCACCGCATCTCTATACGAAAATCCCGACAGCTGATTTGGAAGAAGACAAGCCAGCATATGCCGACGAAGATGCACTAGGCGTCAGCTACGATGAGATCGACGATTATTTAGAAGGAAAAGAAATTCCACAAGAAGCAAAAGCGCGACTCGAAGAACATTACCTGCGTTCTATGCATAAAAGGCATATGCCCATTACAGTTTTTGATGATTTTTGGAAATGA
- a CDS encoding ABC transporter ATP-binding protein produces MNLIVSMQDVSLLRNHNQILSNIQWEIKEGEHWGILGLNGSGKTSLLNIINGYHFPTTGEVSVLGNHFGKTNLPELRKEIGFVSSSLDRFSDIVNQETVLRVVISGKFASFGIYENIEAEDWEKADALLESLRLSYLRNQPFHLLSQGEQRRVLIARALMSDPKMLILDEPCSGLDILSREELLTMLHQIADRGCHILYVTHHIEELVEEITHALLIKDGKIFAAGPKKEVITDELLSNIFKVPVEVHWKSDRPSLSITNLKIKQSCIP; encoded by the coding sequence TTGAATTTAATTGTATCCATGCAAGATGTTTCACTGCTTCGCAATCACAACCAGATTTTGTCAAACATCCAATGGGAAATTAAAGAAGGCGAGCATTGGGGGATTCTCGGCTTAAATGGTTCCGGTAAAACATCATTGCTCAATATCATTAACGGTTACCATTTTCCAACTACTGGAGAAGTTTCTGTACTTGGCAATCACTTCGGAAAAACCAACTTACCCGAACTTCGAAAAGAAATCGGTTTTGTCAGTAGTTCACTAGACCGTTTTTCAGATATTGTAAACCAAGAGACTGTGTTGCGTGTCGTCATTAGCGGGAAATTTGCTTCGTTTGGAATCTACGAAAATATAGAAGCGGAAGATTGGGAGAAGGCAGATGCATTATTAGAATCATTAAGATTAAGTTATCTGCGGAATCAACCGTTCCACCTTTTATCTCAAGGTGAACAACGAAGGGTCTTAATTGCTAGAGCGCTGATGAGTGATCCTAAAATGCTTATTTTAGATGAACCGTGCTCAGGCTTGGATATTTTGTCACGCGAAGAATTATTGACGATGCTTCATCAAATCGCAGACCGCGGTTGCCATATATTGTATGTCACCCATCATATCGAGGAACTCGTTGAAGAAATTACGCATGCACTGCTCATAAAAGATGGCAAAATTTTCGCGGCTGGACCGAAAAAAGAAGTGATTACAGACGAACTTTTATCCAATATCTTTAAAGTTCCTGTTGAAGTTCATTGGAAATCCGACAGGCCTTCGCTTTCTATTACCAACTTAAAAATTAAGCAATCGTGTATACCGTAG
- a CDS encoding nicotinate phosphoribosyltransferase: MSSNYVDDSKVLHTDLYQINMAESYWADGTHKKKSVFELFFRSLPFGNGYAIFAGLERVLDYLRNFQFSESDIAYLKEELNYSDDFLAYLRDLRFTGDVYSMVEGELVFANEPIIRVEAPLAEAQLIETALLNIVNYQTLIATKASRIKQVAKDEVVMEFGTRRAQEMDAALWGARATFIGGVEATSNVRAGKQFGIPVAGTHAHSLVQAYKSEYEAFHAYAKRHKDCVFLVDTYNTLKIGVPTAIRVAKELGDKINFIGIRLDSGDIAFLSKEARRMLDEAGFHNVQIVVSNDLDEYTILNLKAQGAKVDVWGIGTKLITAYDQPALGAVYKIVSIENEEGVMEDTIKISSSTEKVTTPGQKNVYRIINRENGMAEGDYITMHDEDPASEERIKMFHPVHTFISKFVTNFEAKNLHVQVVKSGEIIYENPTIQEIQKYATESLGLLWDEYKRSLNPEEYPVDLSQKCWDNKMRHIQDVQEMVEEYINKER; encoded by the coding sequence ATGAGTTCGAATTATGTAGATGACAGCAAGGTTTTACATACCGATTTATATCAAATAAATATGGCAGAATCCTACTGGGCGGATGGTACTCACAAAAAAAAATCGGTGTTTGAATTATTTTTTAGAAGCTTACCATTTGGTAATGGCTATGCTATTTTCGCGGGGCTGGAAAGGGTATTAGATTATCTCCGAAATTTCCAGTTTAGTGAAAGTGACATTGCCTATTTAAAAGAAGAACTAAACTACAGCGATGATTTTTTAGCGTACTTAAGAGACCTTCGTTTTACTGGAGATGTCTATTCAATGGTAGAAGGCGAACTTGTTTTTGCAAATGAACCAATTATCCGGGTTGAGGCACCGTTAGCGGAGGCGCAACTCATTGAAACCGCACTTTTAAACATCGTTAATTATCAAACGCTTATTGCAACAAAGGCGAGTCGAATTAAACAAGTCGCAAAAGATGAAGTAGTCATGGAATTTGGGACGAGAAGAGCACAAGAAATGGACGCGGCCTTATGGGGCGCGCGTGCTACATTTATTGGCGGCGTCGAGGCAACCAGTAATGTGCGTGCGGGGAAACAATTCGGAATTCCGGTAGCAGGCACGCATGCGCATTCCCTCGTACAAGCGTATAAAAGTGAATATGAGGCATTTCACGCTTACGCAAAACGTCATAAAGACTGCGTATTTCTAGTAGATACATACAATACGCTGAAAATTGGTGTACCAACTGCAATCCGTGTCGCGAAAGAATTAGGCGATAAGATCAATTTCATCGGGATTCGTTTAGATAGTGGAGATATTGCATTTTTATCGAAGGAAGCACGTCGTATGTTAGATGAAGCTGGTTTTCATAACGTACAAATTGTTGTTTCGAATGATTTAGATGAATACACAATTTTAAACTTGAAGGCACAAGGCGCAAAAGTGGATGTATGGGGAATCGGGACGAAACTCATTACGGCCTACGATCAACCTGCACTTGGCGCTGTCTATAAAATTGTTTCAATTGAAAATGAAGAAGGTGTAATGGAAGATACGATTAAAATCTCTTCTTCAACGGAAAAAGTAACGACTCCTGGTCAAAAAAATGTCTATCGAATTATTAATCGCGAAAACGGGATGGCAGAAGGAGACTATATTACGATGCATGATGAGGATCCGGCGTCGGAAGAGCGTATTAAAATGTTCCACCCCGTCCATACTTTTATATCAAAATTTGTCACGAACTTTGAGGCGAAAAATTTACACGTACAAGTTGTGAAAAGTGGCGAAATCATTTATGAAAACCCAACAATCCAAGAGATTCAGAAGTATGCTACTGAAAGCTTAGGTTTATTATGGGATGAATATAAACGATCATTAAACCCAGAAGAGTACCCAGTCGATTTAAGCCAAAAGTGTTGGGATAATAAGATGCGTCATATTCAAGACGTACAAGAAATGGTCGAGGAATATATTAATAAGGAGAGGTAA